In the Enterococcus saigonensis genome, one interval contains:
- a CDS encoding PD-(D/E)XK nuclease family protein gives MTLQFLIGNGALDHRQSYIKKAQEWLNQDTENQVFFLVPNYNKFEQEQEILKALKPEDTTSFSTIRAQVFSFYRLAWFYLQKTGQLANQTLSEAGSLMLLQKVLEESKEDLLLYRGEVEKLGFSTKLLGLYQELKVGNLTPEDLVTTLSGVEANADQRLKFAELSLVLSQYEAELIKRELQVVDPLALLTAYLNGENSSSLFGPPDLSKTLFIATDFQTLYAQERCLLTTLAKNGHVLLDLVLDKAYVENPPESLDLFHDTGKIYYQLLQTARENGTKILIDLKAAPSKEDTLQEAVESFWRKTQNGGDGATFALPKESIHLWQALKPTDEVNRVATEIRKLVASGQYRYQDIQILTNDLETYGHLIAPVFNELAIPFYLDQQISMAQHPLVEFLQALFALGEYHYRLSDIMRLLKTELFIPDYFFEEQNDGLQTYRNIVDQTENIALKFNFQGSFWTRKEDWQIIQYDFENTEQEDADELTRQSNRLRRAFAAKIAEFLQRLQKSKTAKEAVEKLYQFLIAIKVDERIKDWREKDIAAGNLELGRNHEQTWSALMALMDDYVEIYGEDPFNLANFSLLFTTGLDSTFYGKVPSAIDQIQLNQLDLARIGQAKITFAIGLNDKNFPTLVSDDSLLTVEDREILNTRLTSEKQLRDLRTESVAKAPFVAYKVFLSACDELFLSYATNHDTEQNLRISPYLQRFVAQGDLKVIALEELTLVSEPENFVSTYRNLVGQLNLLYRLAKDEKVELSSKWRTLENILLSSSYKKLARRAFESRNHINVPVTLPKDVAEKLYGKDLYSSISQMESFYQCSYRYFANYGLRLKERELFGLDALTTGTLFHDALDLFLQAVFAKQKLLVELDEKEAQQLIDTVLQQIFAEPRFMILQSSARMHYLRYRLGKTIKKVIWALHKQSQRTKMTPLATEIIFGQLAGTNGIKGIEASLSTGGKLAVRGKIDRLDTAQSNDHTWLGVIDYKSGTKDFNLTDAYFGLAMQLLTYLDVALVNAAELVGTRDVKAAGAYYMRIHDPVLKAEEASLAEVLKAYKYKGIFAEDSELYPLLDNTLDIKERSTIYPILSNKDGILTKESNSTAFYQAEELELLRQHNRNLMKNAAENIVTGEITLNPYKKNNGEKACNFCPFRSLCGFDVMLTQNDYHEIPNLSKSKILEDIKEENGDA, from the coding sequence ATGACTTTACAATTTCTAATTGGCAATGGTGCTTTAGATCATCGCCAATCGTATATAAAAAAAGCCCAAGAATGGTTGAATCAAGATACAGAAAACCAAGTCTTTTTCTTGGTGCCTAACTACAATAAGTTTGAACAAGAACAAGAGATTCTAAAAGCGTTGAAACCAGAAGATACGACTTCTTTTTCAACAATTCGTGCTCAAGTTTTTAGTTTTTACCGCTTAGCTTGGTTTTATCTGCAAAAAACGGGACAATTAGCCAACCAAACACTTTCAGAGGCTGGTAGTCTGATGCTGTTGCAAAAAGTATTGGAAGAAAGTAAAGAAGATTTATTACTGTATCGTGGTGAAGTTGAAAAATTAGGTTTTTCGACTAAGTTATTAGGGTTATATCAAGAATTAAAAGTAGGTAATCTCACACCAGAAGATTTGGTTACCACTTTGTCTGGGGTGGAAGCAAATGCGGATCAGCGTTTGAAATTTGCCGAATTAAGTTTAGTTTTGTCACAATATGAAGCAGAATTAATAAAGCGTGAATTACAGGTAGTAGATCCCTTAGCTTTGTTGACGGCTTATTTAAATGGTGAAAATAGTAGCAGCCTTTTTGGTCCGCCTGATTTAAGTAAAACGTTATTTATTGCTACTGATTTTCAAACACTTTATGCTCAAGAACGCTGCTTATTAACAACACTCGCTAAAAATGGTCATGTTTTATTAGATTTAGTATTAGATAAGGCGTACGTAGAAAATCCACCGGAGTCTTTAGATTTATTCCATGATACCGGAAAGATTTATTATCAGCTTTTACAAACTGCCCGTGAAAATGGGACAAAAATTTTAATTGATTTAAAAGCTGCACCGTCAAAGGAAGATACTTTGCAGGAAGCAGTAGAAAGTTTTTGGCGTAAAACCCAAAACGGAGGTGATGGCGCTACTTTTGCTTTGCCAAAAGAAAGTATTCATCTTTGGCAAGCATTAAAACCGACCGATGAAGTTAACCGTGTGGCCACTGAAATCCGAAAGCTGGTTGCTAGTGGACAATATCGCTATCAAGATATTCAAATCCTAACCAATGATCTAGAAACATATGGACATTTGATTGCACCAGTTTTTAATGAATTAGCCATTCCTTTTTATTTGGATCAGCAGATTTCCATGGCGCAGCATCCCTTAGTAGAATTTTTACAGGCGCTATTTGCTCTAGGTGAGTATCATTATCGTTTAAGTGATATTATGCGACTTTTAAAAACAGAACTGTTTATTCCGGATTATTTTTTTGAAGAGCAAAATGACGGCTTGCAAACTTATCGCAATATTGTAGATCAGACGGAAAATATTGCTTTAAAATTCAATTTTCAAGGGAGTTTTTGGACGCGTAAAGAAGATTGGCAAATCATTCAATATGATTTTGAAAATACAGAACAAGAAGATGCTGACGAATTGACGCGACAAAGCAATCGACTACGGAGGGCTTTTGCCGCTAAAATTGCAGAATTTTTGCAACGTTTACAAAAAAGTAAAACAGCAAAAGAAGCTGTCGAAAAACTGTATCAGTTTTTAATAGCGATTAAAGTAGATGAGCGAATTAAAGATTGGCGTGAAAAAGATATTGCAGCTGGCAACTTGGAACTGGGGCGCAATCATGAACAAACATGGTCAGCTTTGATGGCGCTCATGGATGATTATGTTGAAATTTACGGAGAAGATCCTTTTAATTTAGCGAATTTTAGCTTACTTTTTACCACGGGACTGGATAGTACTTTTTATGGGAAAGTTCCTTCTGCTATTGATCAGATTCAGTTAAACCAGCTAGATTTAGCTCGGATTGGCCAAGCAAAAATTACTTTTGCTATTGGTTTAAACGATAAGAATTTTCCTACTCTGGTTTCAGATGACAGTCTATTAACGGTAGAAGACAGAGAGATTTTAAATACTCGTTTAACAAGTGAAAAACAACTACGAGATCTTAGGACAGAAAGCGTGGCCAAAGCACCTTTTGTTGCGTACAAAGTCTTTTTATCCGCTTGCGATGAACTATTCTTAAGTTATGCTACCAATCATGATACGGAACAAAATTTACGTATATCGCCGTATTTGCAACGTTTTGTTGCGCAAGGTGACTTAAAGGTTATAGCGTTAGAAGAATTAACTTTAGTAAGTGAACCGGAAAATTTTGTCTCGACTTATCGTAATTTGGTTGGGCAATTGAATTTATTATATCGTCTTGCTAAAGATGAAAAGGTGGAGTTAAGCTCAAAATGGCGGACTTTGGAAAATATATTGCTTAGCTCATCTTATAAAAAATTAGCACGGCGCGCTTTTGAAAGTCGCAATCACATTAATGTTCCGGTAACATTACCAAAAGATGTGGCAGAAAAGCTTTATGGTAAAGACTTATACTCTTCAATTTCTCAAATGGAAAGTTTTTATCAGTGTAGTTACCGTTATTTTGCCAATTACGGATTACGGTTGAAAGAGCGGGAATTATTTGGCTTAGACGCTCTTACAACAGGGACGCTGTTCCATGACGCATTGGATTTATTTTTGCAAGCTGTTTTTGCAAAACAGAAGTTATTAGTAGAGTTGGATGAAAAAGAAGCACAACAATTAATCGACACTGTTTTACAACAGATTTTTGCTGAGCCTCGATTTATGATTTTACAGAGTTCTGCCCGAATGCATTATTTACGTTACCGTTTAGGCAAGACAATAAAAAAAGTAATCTGGGCGTTGCATAAACAAAGTCAGCGGACCAAAATGACCCCGTTAGCAACGGAAATTATATTTGGTCAATTAGCTGGAACTAATGGGATTAAAGGCATTGAAGCTTCTTTATCAACAGGCGGAAAATTGGCAGTGCGAGGGAAAATTGATCGTTTGGATACAGCACAATCCAATGATCATACCTGGCTTGGGGTTATTGATTACAAATCGGGTACAAAAGACTTCAATTTAACAGATGCTTACTTTGGCTTAGCAATGCAATTGCTGACTTATTTAGATGTGGCATTGGTAAATGCGGCTGAATTAGTAGGTACACGTGATGTGAAAGCTGCGGGTGCTTACTATATGCGAATTCATGATCCGGTACTAAAAGCAGAAGAAGCGAGCTTGGCTGAAGTATTGAAGGCATATAAATATAAGGGGATTTTCGCAGAAGACAGTGAATTATATCCACTTTTGGATAATACCTTAGATATAAAGGAACGTTCCACTATTTATCCAATTTTAAGTAATAAAGACGGTATCTTGACTAAAGAAAGTAATTCAACAGCTTTTTATCAAGCAGAAGAGTTGGAATTATTACGACAACATAACCGCAATTTAATGAAAAATGCCGCTGAAAATATTGTGACAGGTGAAATTACTTTGAATCCTTATAAAAAAAATAATGGTGAAAAAGCATGTAATTTTTGTCCTTTTCGCAGTCTATGTGGTTTTGATGTGATGCTTACGCAAAATGATTATCATGAAATTCCTAATTTATCAAAATCAAAAATTTTAGAAGATATTAAGGAGGAAAACGGCGATGCCTAG
- the lepB gene encoding signal peptidase I: MKNKNYEWLKSALFLIGLVVILVAVRLFIFTPVVVKGDSMDPTLQDGERVIALLNTKVKRFDIVTFPAPDEPDKYYIKRVIGLPGDEISYQNDQLFINGKKVAEPYLAEYKKQLTDGMPLTLSPNQEASFKFEKVPAGKILVLGDNRRISKDTRSIGFIDESTVSGDVKFVFWPLKEIGFINK; encoded by the coding sequence TTGAAAAATAAAAATTATGAATGGCTCAAATCAGCACTCTTTTTAATTGGCTTAGTTGTGATATTAGTAGCAGTACGTTTATTTATTTTTACACCGGTAGTTGTTAAAGGGGATTCAATGGACCCTACCTTGCAAGATGGAGAACGGGTAATTGCGTTGTTAAATACTAAAGTGAAAAGGTTTGATATTGTAACTTTTCCCGCACCAGATGAACCAGACAAATACTATATTAAACGAGTAATTGGCTTACCAGGAGATGAAATTAGTTATCAAAATGATCAACTATTTATTAATGGAAAAAAGGTTGCAGAACCTTATTTAGCTGAGTACAAAAAACAATTGACTGATGGAATGCCGTTAACATTAAGTCCAAATCAAGAAGCCAGTTTTAAATTTGAAAAAGTACCCGCGGGTAAAATTTTAGTTTTAGGGGATAATCGACGGATTTCAAAAGACACACGCTCCATTGGATTTATTGATGAGAGTACAGTTTCTGGAGATGTCAAATTTGTTTTTTGGCCTTTAAAAGAAATTGGATTTATTAATAAATAA
- a CDS encoding nitroreductase family protein, with the protein MSNFLEAIKNRRSIYALGRNVELKETEIENLIKEAVKYSPTAFNAQSPRVVILFGQAHEKLWEMTEEALKPLTPAEAFPNTQAKLAGFKAGFGTVLFFKNTDTVKTLQEQFALYADNFPDWAEQSNGIATANTWTALEEAGLGANLQHYNPVIDAAVAKEWNIPENWQLRSQLVFGSKEAEAGEKEFLSDDERFLTFK; encoded by the coding sequence ATGTCAAACTTTTTAGAAGCAATTAAAAATCGTCGTTCAATCTACGCATTAGGACGCAACGTTGAACTTAAGGAAACAGAAATTGAAAATCTTATTAAAGAAGCAGTTAAATATAGTCCTACTGCATTTAACGCACAATCTCCCCGTGTCGTAATCTTGTTTGGGCAAGCACACGAAAAATTATGGGAAATGACTGAAGAAGCGTTAAAACCGCTAACACCTGCAGAAGCATTTCCTAACACACAAGCAAAATTAGCTGGTTTTAAAGCCGGTTTTGGTACAGTTTTATTCTTTAAAAACACAGATACAGTAAAAACTTTACAAGAACAGTTTGCTTTATATGCTGATAACTTTCCTGATTGGGCAGAACAATCAAACGGAATTGCAACAGCAAATACTTGGACTGCCTTAGAAGAAGCAGGTCTTGGTGCCAACCTTCAACATTACAACCCAGTAATTGACGCAGCAGTTGCAAAAGAATGGAATATTCCTGAAAATTGGCAATTACGCTCTCAATTAGTATTCGGTTCAAAAGAAGCCGAAGCTGGTGAAAAAGAATTTTTAAGTGACGACGAACGTTTCTTAACTTTTAAATAA
- a CDS encoding HdeD family acid-resistance protein: protein MDNFFKTFRENLLLSGIGYSILGVLILIKPEPFFNIIVYIFAAFFGVMGIINLINNQRAKKGGYSSSQLTTGILLLVAALLILIFAKGIVSIIPFFLGLFILISGITQLMQELQLKKDGVARTGWFIFSILMIIAGALLLFNPFRSVLLVFQIFGGLLVVLGVSRLIDFFRLRNL from the coding sequence ATGGATAATTTTTTTAAAACATTTCGGGAAAACTTATTGTTAAGTGGGATTGGCTATAGTATTTTAGGTGTTTTAATCTTGATCAAACCAGAACCTTTCTTCAATATAATCGTCTACATTTTCGCAGCTTTCTTTGGCGTTATGGGTATTATTAACTTAATCAACAATCAGCGCGCAAAAAAAGGGGGGTATTCTAGCTCTCAACTAACAACGGGTATTCTACTCTTAGTAGCTGCCTTGTTAATTTTGATTTTTGCTAAGGGAATTGTTTCTATTATTCCCTTTTTCCTAGGGCTATTTATTCTAATCAGTGGAATTACCCAATTGATGCAGGAATTACAATTAAAAAAAGACGGCGTAGCTCGCACTGGATGGTTTATTTTTAGCATCTTAATGATTATCGCCGGTGCATTACTCTTATTTAATCCATTTCGTAGTGTTTTACTCGTTTTCCAAATTTTCGGTGGATTATTAGTTGTCTTAGGCGTTTCGCGCTTAATTGATTTTTTCCGTTTAAGAAATCTTTAA
- a CDS encoding DNA/RNA non-specific endonuclease codes for MDTILILGGLLGIIIGIIFLIQAIKRQRKKKPSLVLMATAVVALLTGSGLLEPVNQQQVTNKDKDTAESTIITTSESQSDLFDATSQTVDSTKNDSKQNSRQQSSAKLQALKNKLALLNFDGQQTIEINHGRPTFSKAELSTKEGAWEKYYPLDTLNRATGAEALLNQSLMPTKKRGDISKVTPTGWRNKKIGGSYLYNRSHLIGFALAGENANWQNLITGTRQLNNPEMLRFEMDIKYYLEQDKDHFVRYEVTPIFRNNELLARGVHLMAQSVNSDTIQFNVYIFNVQDNVKLNYADGTSQIVKSGSSAEK; via the coding sequence ATGGATACTATTTTAATATTAGGTGGCCTATTGGGAATAATCATCGGGATTATTTTTTTGATTCAAGCTATAAAAAGGCAGCGTAAAAAAAAGCCGAGTTTAGTTTTAATGGCTACAGCAGTAGTCGCTTTATTAACAGGAAGCGGACTGTTAGAGCCAGTTAATCAACAGCAGGTTACAAATAAAGATAAAGATACAGCAGAATCCACAATAATTACTACAAGCGAGTCACAATCAGATCTTTTTGACGCAACGTCTCAGACAGTCGATTCGACAAAAAATGATTCAAAACAGAATAGTCGCCAACAGAGTAGTGCTAAACTACAGGCTTTAAAAAATAAATTAGCGCTGTTAAATTTTGATGGGCAACAAACGATTGAAATTAATCATGGTCGCCCAACTTTTTCAAAGGCAGAATTATCTACTAAAGAAGGTGCATGGGAAAAATACTATCCACTGGATACGTTGAATCGAGCAACTGGGGCTGAAGCGTTACTAAATCAAAGTTTGATGCCCACAAAAAAGCGTGGTGATATTTCAAAAGTAACACCTACTGGTTGGCGAAATAAAAAAATAGGCGGTAGCTATTTGTATAATCGTTCTCATTTAATTGGATTTGCTTTAGCAGGAGAGAACGCAAATTGGCAGAATTTGATTACTGGTACGCGCCAACTTAATAACCCTGAAATGTTACGCTTTGAAATGGATATTAAGTATTATTTGGAGCAAGATAAAGATCATTTTGTCCGTTATGAAGTAACACCCATATTTCGCAATAACGAACTTTTAGCACGCGGGGTTCATTTAATGGCGCAGTCAGTAAATAGCGATACCATTCAATTTAATGTTTATATTTTTAATGTTCAAGATAATGTGAAACTAAATTATGCTGACGGTACCAGTCAAATAGTAAAAAGTGGTAGTTCAGCTGAAAAATAA
- a CDS encoding FAD/NAD(P)-binding protein: MKKIAIIGGGPFGLIALNTLVKKAVALNEEVTILIFDPHGPGGKVWRSNQSSEVIMNTVMQHVTLFSEDEGPNLGEWSQNEAIDFLASLNLLAEEEFLFETNLAKNDYCSRRYYGIYQRWFFSEILKKIPESVTVHFMKEKIIDLTVVADKIILTGEKTYPVSDVILATGHASNQDSKEEKKNRTFAKANKLFYQGPANPVDVPLENLVQGAIIIRGVGLSFYDYLSLLVNKWGGKFIEKEGEIIYQPSGREEKVIVGSGRGVPYRARPINQKLPGEEAQPQILTKKFMTQFQGSVTEIVDRLKKEAELVYYKIALKNSNVDMVKFLFDYQKQDTNTLLKKYCIPKHYKLDWDKLLNPAQDIPATDFSEFIFNYLQEDIKQAELGNKRGAIAAAIDTFKELQAPFNYMLDHEKFAPKEYYQDFWGDFNRSYSFLAIGAPVIRQKQLAAFYKAGFVDFLAPEMVVEQKNGEFIAYSKKDKKRCFKGKNLIEARLPKTDLAKTKNPLINKMRDKGYLAPHIVIFEGEKHETGALLVHRQTHQIIDSKGKLQPHIFCYGIPLEGLDWLNAASPRPKSHDRVFYLANQIIETIYEKKQ, encoded by the coding sequence ATGAAAAAAATTGCGATTATCGGTGGTGGACCGTTTGGGTTAATTGCTTTAAATACTTTAGTTAAAAAAGCAGTCGCACTTAATGAAGAAGTAACCATTTTAATTTTTGATCCTCATGGACCAGGAGGCAAAGTATGGCGTAGCAATCAAAGTAGTGAAGTGATAATGAATACGGTCATGCAACACGTAACACTATTTTCAGAAGATGAAGGGCCTAATCTTGGAGAATGGAGTCAAAATGAAGCAATAGATTTTTTAGCTTCACTAAATTTATTAGCGGAAGAAGAATTTCTCTTTGAGACAAATTTGGCTAAAAATGATTATTGTTCACGTCGGTATTACGGGATCTATCAGCGGTGGTTTTTTTCTGAAATCTTAAAGAAAATACCAGAATCTGTTACGGTACATTTTATGAAAGAAAAAATCATAGATTTAACAGTTGTAGCAGATAAAATCATTTTAACAGGAGAAAAGACATATCCTGTTTCAGATGTAATTTTGGCAACAGGACACGCATCCAATCAAGATAGTAAAGAAGAGAAAAAAAATCGAACTTTCGCAAAAGCCAATAAATTATTCTATCAGGGTCCAGCTAATCCTGTTGATGTGCCATTAGAAAATTTGGTACAAGGGGCTATCATTATTCGAGGGGTAGGACTGAGTTTTTATGACTACTTATCTTTATTGGTCAATAAATGGGGAGGCAAGTTTATTGAAAAAGAAGGTGAAATAATTTATCAGCCCTCAGGTAGAGAAGAAAAAGTTATCGTTGGTTCGGGTAGAGGCGTGCCTTATCGTGCACGCCCAATCAATCAAAAATTGCCTGGAGAAGAGGCACAGCCACAAATTCTAACAAAAAAATTTATGACCCAATTCCAAGGGTCCGTCACAGAGATAGTTGATAGATTAAAAAAAGAAGCGGAATTGGTTTATTACAAAATAGCTCTTAAGAACAGTAACGTTGATATGGTCAAATTTTTGTTTGATTATCAGAAACAAGATACCAATACACTTTTGAAAAAATACTGCATTCCAAAGCATTATAAATTAGATTGGGACAAACTTTTGAACCCTGCTCAAGATATTCCTGCAACAGATTTTTCTGAATTCATTTTTAATTATTTACAAGAAGATATTAAACAAGCAGAACTAGGAAATAAAAGAGGTGCAATTGCCGCGGCAATAGATACGTTTAAAGAACTCCAGGCGCCTTTTAATTATATGTTAGATCATGAAAAATTTGCGCCAAAAGAATATTATCAAGATTTTTGGGGAGATTTTAATCGAAGCTACAGCTTTTTAGCAATTGGTGCGCCTGTTATTCGACAAAAACAACTAGCAGCTTTTTATAAAGCTGGCTTTGTCGATTTTTTAGCCCCTGAGATGGTAGTAGAACAAAAGAATGGAGAATTTATTGCATACAGTAAAAAAGATAAAAAGCGTTGCTTTAAAGGAAAAAATCTAATTGAAGCGCGCTTACCAAAGACGGATTTAGCAAAAACGAAAAATCCACTAATCAACAAAATGCGTGACAAAGGCTACTTAGCCCCTCATATTGTTATTTTTGAAGGAGAGAAACATGAGACAGGGGCGCTATTAGTTCATCGCCAGACACATCAAATAATTGACAGTAAAGGAAAACTGCAGCCTCATATTTTTTGCTATGGCATTCCCTTGGAGGGACTGGATTGGCTTAATGCAGCATCGCCGCGACCAAAGAGTCATGATCGTGTATTTTATTTAGCTAATCAAATAATTGAAACAATCTACGAAAAGAAGCAGTAA